A genomic window from Chloroflexota bacterium includes:
- the secE gene encoding preprotein translocase subunit SecE, giving the protein MAKTSAPKKENRIVRYLRETRAELAKVTWPTREEALRLTGIVLATTIGFALFLGVVDYLLSKLFALLVR; this is encoded by the coding sequence GTGGCGAAGACATCAGCACCGAAGAAAGAGAACCGAATCGTCCGCTACCTGCGCGAGACGCGGGCCGAACTGGCGAAGGTTACCTGGCCCACGCGCGAGGAGGCGCTGCGCCTGACCGGTATCGTCCTGGCGACGACCATCGGGTTTGCGCTGTTCCTGGGGGTGGTGGACTACCTGCTCTCCAAGTTGTTCGCGCTGCTGGTAAGATAG